The following coding sequences lie in one Pseudomonas sp. SL4(2022) genomic window:
- a CDS encoding ABA4-like family protein — protein MVPLKPLFKLTSLIALSGWLMLVCLPFWPYTDELVLGLSVVLLAIVYSWLLFVAMRQRPEPGSGRPGFFSLGGVLSLLRQPTAALAAWIHILAFDLMVGLYIRHEGAIAGISHWALLPCYVLTLMFGPLGLLAFLGLRWGLVMVA, from the coding sequence ATGGTACCGTTGAAACCCCTGTTCAAACTCACCTCGCTGATCGCTCTGAGCGGCTGGCTGATGCTGGTCTGTCTGCCGTTCTGGCCCTATACCGACGAACTGGTGCTGGGCCTCAGCGTGGTTCTACTGGCCATCGTCTATAGCTGGCTGCTGTTTGTCGCGATGCGCCAGCGCCCGGAGCCGGGTAGCGGCAGGCCCGGATTCTTCAGCCTCGGTGGAGTTCTATCTCTGCTGCGCCAACCCACAGCCGCACTGGCAGCCTGGATACATATTCTGGCGTTCGATCTGATGGTCGGGCTGTATATCCGCCACGAAGGCGCCATCGCCGGCATCAGCCACTGGGCACTGCTGCCCTGCTATGTACTGACGCTGATGTTCGGCCCGCTGGGCCTGCTGGCGTTTCTAGGCTTACGCTGGGGCTTGGTGATGGTGGCCTGA
- a CDS encoding S1 RNA-binding domain-containing protein, translating to MAVIGRMNSLQVVKHTDFGLYLDGGADGEILLPKRYIPSDSPSEVDDWLNVFIYLDSEDKLIATTEKPKVQVGEFASLKVVDINRVGLFLNWGLPKDLLLPHSEEKRPLQIGDYCVVHVFLDKRSKRITATARLDRYLDNVPANYTAGEEVDLLVAESTDMGFKAIINGKHWGLIHKNELFKFVRSGMQEKGFIKEVRADGKISLSLQPVGQEAASSLGEQILAKLREHDGVLKVNDKSSPEEIAGLFRVSKGNFKKAIGGLYKQGRIVIHEDRIELPSK from the coding sequence ATGGCGGTTATTGGACGGATGAATAGTTTGCAGGTCGTGAAGCACACCGACTTTGGCCTGTATCTGGATGGCGGCGCAGATGGCGAAATTCTCTTGCCAAAACGCTATATCCCAAGCGACAGCCCAAGTGAAGTGGACGACTGGTTGAATGTCTTTATTTACTTGGACAGTGAAGACAAATTAATTGCCACCACGGAAAAACCAAAAGTTCAGGTGGGCGAATTTGCCAGTTTGAAAGTTGTGGATATAAATCGCGTGGGCTTATTCCTTAATTGGGGTTTGCCAAAAGATTTGTTGTTGCCGCACTCCGAAGAAAAACGCCCATTGCAGATCGGTGATTACTGCGTGGTGCATGTCTTCCTCGATAAACGCAGCAAGCGCATCACCGCCACTGCACGCCTGGATCGTTATCTGGATAACGTGCCGGCCAACTACACGGCGGGCGAGGAAGTCGACCTGTTGGTGGCCGAATCCACCGATATGGGCTTCAAGGCCATTATCAATGGCAAGCACTGGGGCCTGATCCACAAGAACGAACTGTTCAAGTTTGTGCGCAGCGGCATGCAGGAAAAAGGCTTTATCAAGGAAGTGCGCGCCGACGGCAAAATCAGCCTGAGCCTGCAGCCAGTTGGCCAGGAAGCTGCCAGCAGCCTTGGTGAACAGATTTTGGCCAAACTGCGCGAGCATGATGGTGTACTCAAGGTGAATGACAAAAGTTCACCTGAAGAAATTGCCGGGCTGTTTCGAGTCAGCAAGGGCAACTTCAAGAAAGCCATCGGCGGCTTGTACAAACAGGGGCGCATCGTGATCCACGAAGACCGTATCGAACTGCCGAGCAAGTAA
- the msrA gene encoding peptide-methionine (S)-S-oxide reductase MsrA yields the protein MTVIPSTWRRHLLASSILALGGLLAACEPTAAQAPQPQASATTVESPGVAIFAGGCFWCTESDFDKVPGVIETTSGYIGGHVDNPTYEQVSAGSSGHIEAVRVRFDPSKTSYAQLLEAFWPTIDPITANAQFCDRGPQYRSAIFYSNGEEQQLAEASKATLDKSGRLPAPVVTEILAASTFYPAEDYHQNYYQRNPLRYNYYRNGCGRDQRLEKLWGKKQ from the coding sequence ATGACTGTCATCCCCTCGACCTGGCGACGCCATCTGCTGGCTAGCAGCATCCTCGCGCTGGGCGGCCTGCTGGCCGCCTGTGAACCCACCGCCGCGCAGGCGCCACAACCTCAGGCCAGTGCAACAACAGTTGAAAGCCCCGGTGTCGCGATCTTCGCTGGCGGCTGCTTCTGGTGCACTGAATCGGATTTCGACAAGGTCCCAGGGGTGATTGAAACCACCTCCGGCTACATCGGCGGGCATGTCGACAACCCCACCTACGAGCAGGTCTCGGCCGGCAGCAGCGGGCATATCGAAGCAGTACGGGTGCGCTTCGACCCAAGCAAAACCAGCTACGCCCAGCTGCTGGAAGCCTTCTGGCCTACCATTGACCCAATCACGGCCAATGCCCAGTTCTGCGACCGCGGTCCGCAGTACCGCAGCGCGATCTTCTATAGCAACGGCGAAGAACAGCAACTGGCCGAGGCCTCCAAGGCGACTCTGGATAAGTCCGGGCGTTTGCCAGCCCCGGTGGTCACAGAAATCCTCGCCGCCAGCACCTTTTACCCGGCCGAGGACTATCACCAGAACTATTACCAACGTAACCCGCTGCGCTACAACTACTACCGCAATGGCTGCGGTCGTGACCAACGCCTGGAAAAACTCTGGGGCAAAAAACAGTAA
- the msrB gene encoding peptide-methionine (R)-S-oxide reductase MsrB, with protein sequence MKRRSLLKGMALLPALPLLGHASLSLAQATASSVIPLNKPHSDWRDLLTPEAYAVLFEEDTEAPGSSPLNQEKRDGTYLCAACYLPLFASQDKYESGTGWPSFTQPIAGHMGTKRDFKLFFPRTEYHCARCGGHQGHVFDDGPKPRGERWCNNGVALRFIPQGEALPELRS encoded by the coding sequence ATGAAAAGACGCTCACTGCTCAAGGGGATGGCCCTGTTGCCAGCCCTGCCCCTGCTCGGCCACGCCTCGCTCAGCCTGGCGCAAGCCACCGCCAGCAGCGTGATACCGCTGAATAAACCCCACAGCGACTGGCGCGATCTACTGACGCCCGAAGCCTATGCCGTGCTCTTCGAAGAAGACACCGAGGCCCCCGGCAGCAGCCCGCTGAATCAGGAAAAACGCGACGGCACCTACCTCTGCGCCGCCTGCTACCTGCCGCTGTTCGCCAGCCAGGACAAATATGAAAGCGGCACCGGCTGGCCCAGCTTTACCCAGCCAATTGCCGGCCACATGGGCACCAAGCGCGACTTCAAGCTGTTCTTCCCACGCACCGAATACCACTGCGCACGCTGCGGCGGGCATCAGGGCCATGTCTTCGATGACGGCCCGAAACCGCGGGGCGAACGCTGGTGCAACAACGGCGTGGCCTTGCGCTTTATCCCGCAAGGCGAAGCCTTACCTGAGCTGCGGAGCTGA
- a CDS encoding thermonuclease family protein: MIGEKAQATPGASAGKHPVNPPYSFAIPVPLNLRSVYYYHGLCIRLSIANQMTIRIALLLLACLPGLALAEQFICRVMTISEGDTFSCLNTDNKRLRVRLAEIDAPERKQPYGDEAKLALSDLVLEKQVVLHVQEVDRYGRTLARAYVSGVDVNYTLVAQGAAWAYTKQLKDHRLKDAETLARNMGKGLWQLPAEDIVAPWDWRYAGRIEAPQKSKTGRTASFSQFGDG, translated from the coding sequence TTGATTGGCGAAAAAGCACAAGCAACCCCAGGCGCCAGTGCAGGAAAACACCCTGTAAACCCGCCGTACAGTTTCGCGATACCCGTCCCGCTTAATCTACGGAGCGTTTATTACTATCACGGGCTATGTATTCGCCTGAGCATCGCCAACCAGATGACTATCCGTATCGCTTTACTCCTTCTCGCCTGCCTCCCCGGCCTGGCGCTTGCTGAGCAATTCATCTGCCGGGTGATGACCATCAGCGAAGGCGACACCTTCAGTTGCCTGAACACTGACAACAAACGGCTACGAGTGCGCCTTGCGGAAATCGACGCACCAGAAAGAAAGCAGCCCTATGGCGACGAAGCCAAGCTGGCCCTGTCTGATCTGGTGTTGGAAAAGCAGGTAGTCCTGCATGTGCAAGAAGTCGACCGCTACGGCAGAACACTGGCTCGGGCCTATGTCAGCGGCGTTGATGTGAATTACACCCTGGTCGCACAGGGCGCCGCCTGGGCCTATACCAAACAGCTAAAAGACCACCGATTGAAAGATGCCGAGACCCTGGCCAGAAACATGGGCAAAGGCCTCTGGCAGCTTCCCGCCGAAGACATCGTCGCGCCCTGGGACTGGCGCTACGCCGGCAGAATTGAGGCACCGCAAAAAAGCAAAACAGGCCGAACCGCGTCGTTCTCCCAGTTTGGTGACGGCTAA